Proteins found in one Meiothermus sp. Pnk-1 genomic segment:
- a CDS encoding response regulator has protein sequence MRTLPTPDMLESFLGEAWEAVSTLEQAPALLAQDPQPLVVMAHRLKGSAGLYGFSEVSQLGGLLERIFERAPSFTAFQREKAAEFSRLAAACLSEALERIASSGEEGEVGLALGQAGGAGVLLDLLEANPTAFRPASLAGQADGDQPKDYGGTGLHDIPAQLRRFRLENPEVWEYFAPEVSEHLEAIHAATEALLASGGAAEHLTALFRSMHTIKGAAYSVGCTPIGTLAHRLEDLLVEVREGSRPWDAAVARVILQGSDTLGLMLSAAEGRETPLMPALEEAHRLLGGVWSEGAAPSPPGTSEPVAQGQVSPAPVPRSTVRVSLQRLEALMNLASDAIVSRARLERLAAQLEEASHTLEVSQARFQRTAAEFEARYLNPRLASSEARPQDGARPALTLSSGLSLAELFSELEFDRYDDLSILARSIAEMSADLGELKGQLGQLARSFKRESETLKKLTRDLRGEVGRMRLVPMGRLYQRLKRIVRQSEGKQVRLELSGELVEVDNLVLEGLADPLVHLVNNAIAHGIESPEVRLAQGKGPEGRVVVRTFQRGSFVYVEVQDDGRGIDLEAVKRQAVLQGLRRPEEVQSLTPEQAVELIFLPGLSTSETVTRQAGRGVGMDVVLTNLRRLKGDIVVQTEPGLGTLFRLRVPLSLIVSDVLMVEVGKELLAIPGESLRTLRTVRAQDLLERDGHPALEFEGQAVPILYLHELLGRPLPQGPRRSFAIVEAGEGRLALGVDAFLGLEQTVVKSLDEPVGSLPHLAGATISAEGRVIVVLNPGGLRRVEAPRWSAAMAGSTSTPLERGLKILLADDSLSIRRVVGQMLTRWGHRVHTAGDGYEALELLQDNRYDVVITDLEMPRVNGFELLDEVRRRPDLRETPVFVLTSRAGEKHQALASELGASGYLTKPLEEVKLKSLLSTVKKRAEV, from the coding sequence ATGAGGACCCTACCCACCCCCGATATGCTGGAAAGCTTCCTGGGAGAGGCTTGGGAAGCGGTATCTACCCTCGAGCAGGCGCCTGCCCTCCTAGCCCAAGACCCCCAACCCCTGGTGGTGATGGCCCACCGCCTCAAGGGTTCAGCGGGGCTGTATGGTTTCTCTGAGGTATCGCAACTGGGCGGCTTGCTCGAGCGGATCTTCGAGCGGGCCCCCTCCTTTACCGCCTTCCAGCGCGAAAAGGCCGCTGAGTTCTCGCGGCTCGCGGCGGCGTGCCTCTCCGAGGCCCTCGAGCGCATCGCCAGCTCCGGCGAGGAGGGCGAGGTGGGGTTGGCCCTGGGTCAGGCCGGGGGGGCCGGGGTGCTGCTGGACTTGCTGGAGGCCAACCCTACCGCTTTTCGCCCCGCCAGCTTGGCGGGCCAGGCGGACGGCGATCAGCCCAAGGACTACGGCGGCACGGGGTTGCATGACATCCCGGCCCAGCTGCGCCGGTTTCGCCTCGAGAACCCTGAGGTTTGGGAGTACTTCGCTCCCGAGGTGAGCGAGCACCTCGAGGCCATTCACGCTGCTACCGAAGCCCTCTTGGCCTCAGGCGGAGCGGCCGAGCACCTCACCGCCCTCTTCCGCTCCATGCACACCATCAAGGGGGCGGCTTACTCGGTAGGCTGTACCCCCATAGGGACCTTGGCCCACCGCCTGGAGGATCTGCTGGTGGAGGTCCGCGAGGGTTCGCGCCCCTGGGACGCGGCGGTGGCCCGGGTGATTCTCCAGGGCTCGGACACCCTGGGCCTGATGCTGAGCGCCGCTGAAGGCCGGGAGACCCCGCTCATGCCGGCGCTCGAAGAGGCCCATCGCCTCTTGGGAGGGGTGTGGAGCGAAGGGGCAGCCCCCTCCCCGCCGGGGACCAGCGAACCTGTGGCGCAGGGGCAAGTCTCCCCGGCGCCTGTGCCTCGCTCTACGGTGCGGGTCAGCCTCCAGCGCCTGGAAGCCCTGATGAACCTGGCCAGCGACGCCATCGTAAGCCGGGCCCGGCTGGAGCGGCTCGCCGCCCAGCTCGAGGAGGCGAGCCATACCCTGGAGGTAAGCCAGGCCCGTTTCCAGCGCACCGCCGCGGAGTTCGAGGCCCGCTACCTCAACCCCCGCCTGGCGTCCTCGGAGGCCAGACCCCAAGACGGGGCGCGGCCTGCGCTCACGCTCTCGAGCGGGCTCAGCCTCGCTGAGCTCTTCTCCGAGCTGGAGTTCGACCGTTACGACGACCTTTCGATCCTGGCCCGCAGCATAGCCGAGATGAGCGCCGACCTGGGCGAGCTCAAGGGGCAGCTCGGCCAGCTCGCTCGTTCGTTCAAGCGCGAATCGGAGACCCTGAAAAAGCTCACCCGCGACCTGCGCGGCGAGGTGGGCCGGATGCGGCTGGTGCCGATGGGTCGCCTCTACCAGCGCCTCAAGCGCATCGTGCGTCAGAGCGAAGGCAAACAGGTGCGGCTGGAGCTCTCCGGCGAACTGGTGGAGGTGGACAACCTGGTCCTCGAGGGGCTGGCGGACCCCCTGGTTCACCTGGTCAACAACGCCATCGCTCACGGTATCGAGAGCCCGGAGGTTCGGCTGGCCCAGGGCAAGGGCCCAGAGGGCCGGGTGGTGGTGCGCACTTTCCAGCGCGGCAGCTTCGTCTACGTCGAGGTTCAAGACGATGGACGGGGGATTGACCTGGAGGCGGTCAAGCGCCAGGCGGTGCTTCAGGGGCTGCGCCGCCCCGAAGAAGTCCAAAGCCTCACCCCTGAGCAGGCGGTGGAGCTGATCTTCTTGCCGGGTCTTTCCACCAGCGAGACCGTCACCCGCCAGGCCGGGCGTGGAGTGGGAATGGATGTGGTGCTGACCAACCTGCGCCGACTCAAAGGCGACATCGTCGTCCAGACTGAGCCGGGCTTGGGGACCCTGTTCCGTTTGCGGGTCCCGCTGAGCCTCATCGTCTCCGATGTGCTGATGGTAGAGGTGGGAAAGGAGCTGCTGGCCATACCGGGGGAATCCCTGCGCACCCTGCGTACGGTGCGGGCCCAAGATTTGCTAGAGCGGGACGGCCACCCGGCCTTGGAGTTCGAGGGCCAAGCGGTGCCCATCCTCTACTTGCACGAACTGCTCGGCCGCCCGCTTCCGCAAGGGCCACGGCGCTCTTTTGCCATCGTGGAGGCCGGGGAGGGGCGCTTAGCTTTAGGGGTGGATGCTTTTTTGGGCCTCGAGCAGACCGTGGTAAAGTCGCTTGACGAGCCGGTCGGTAGCCTACCGCACCTGGCCGGGGCTACCATCTCCGCCGAGGGACGGGTGATCGTGGTGCTCAACCCGGGCGGCCTGCGCCGCGTAGAGGCCCCCCGCTGGAGCGCTGCGATGGCCGGATCGACCTCGACTCCCCTCGAGCGCGGCCTGAAGATCCTCCTGGCGGACGACTCGCTCTCGATCCGCCGGGTGGTGGGGCAGATGCTCACCCGCTGGGGCCACCGGGTACACACCGCTGGCGACGGCTATGAGGCCCTGGAACTTTTGCAAGATAACCGTTACGATGTGGTCATCACGGATCTGGAGATGCCGCGCGTGAACGGTTTTGAACTGCTGGACGAAGTGCGTCGCCGCCCTGATTTGCGCGAGACCCCGGTCTTTGTGCTCACCTCGCGGGCGGGCGAAAAACACCAAGCTTTGGCCAGCGAACTGGGCGCCAGCGGCTACCTGACCAAGCCGCTGGAGGAAGTCAAGCTCAAAAGCCTCCTCTCTACCGTCAAGAAACGCGCCGAGGTGTAG
- a CDS encoding DUF4388 domain-containing protein has protein sequence MKALVVMPAQYSEPLAEAFAEADFDVRHTASGLYALTLIERDRPHLIVCAEATEDLAGAELLEIVREDPLLRVVKFMLLVQDPTGPHPKADALLRLTSSPKGVVQTACHLLGLPEPATLTASKEHNSALEESWYNGKVAPGAAFQLLDWLTGMGESGCLEMNFSGGQARVHFLEGKPFHVEFGSQSGVAALQEIFFATQSGVGTFSFARKPPAELEAIPRTLHEPIQNILLRVVTQLDESLRR, from the coding sequence GTGAAAGCCTTGGTGGTGATGCCTGCCCAGTACAGTGAGCCCCTAGCCGAAGCTTTCGCCGAGGCCGATTTTGACGTGCGTCATACGGCGAGCGGACTGTACGCTTTGACCCTGATCGAACGGGATCGTCCCCACCTCATCGTGTGCGCCGAGGCCACCGAGGACCTCGCCGGTGCCGAGCTGCTGGAGATCGTTCGCGAGGACCCTCTGCTGCGGGTGGTCAAGTTCATGCTGTTGGTGCAGGACCCCACCGGCCCCCATCCTAAAGCCGATGCCCTGTTGCGCCTCACCTCGAGCCCAAAGGGGGTGGTGCAGACGGCCTGCCACCTTTTAGGGCTTCCCGAACCGGCTACCCTGACCGCCTCCAAGGAGCACAACAGCGCCTTGGAGGAGTCCTGGTACAACGGCAAGGTAGCCCCCGGGGCGGCTTTTCAGCTTTTGGACTGGCTCACCGGGATGGGCGAGTCGGGCTGTTTGGAGATGAATTTTAGTGGGGGTCAGGCCCGGGTACACTTCCTTGAGGGCAAGCCCTTTCACGTGGAGTTCGGCAGCCAATCGGGGGTCGCGGCCCTCCAGGAAATTTTCTTCGCCACCCAGAGCGGCGTGGGCACCTTTAGCTTCGCCCGTAAGCCACCCGCTGAACTGGAGGCCATTCCCCGTACTCTTCACGAGCCGATTCAGAACATACTCTTGCGGGTGGTGACCCAACTTGACGAGTCCCTGCGGAGGTAG
- a CDS encoding response regulator gives MPKVLVVDDSVSVRKALERILAPKALVVSTANSAEQALEQITHDKPDLIIADVIMPGLSGFDLCELIRRNPVYGHVPVILISGIVDAAVLRQAEEAGAFSVVRKPFTPEDLLPRVEAALARIAPAAPVAPEPARSNPTRLEPAPGRSSPEEYLRPFLEKPEVGAALLVSRKAEVLGQVGQTPVDPGVVATYVRTLASIAGALGEHLGGEGLQGVSLEYRGHSLFVAKFNEESYLVLLVQSATLPGTVRYLVQKVVAQPGALSR, from the coding sequence ATGCCTAAAGTCCTGGTCGTTGACGACAGCGTCAGCGTGCGTAAGGCCCTCGAGCGCATCCTGGCCCCCAAAGCTCTGGTGGTTTCCACGGCGAATTCCGCCGAGCAGGCCCTCGAGCAGATCACCCATGACAAACCCGACCTGATCATCGCCGACGTGATCATGCCGGGCCTCTCCGGCTTCGACCTGTGCGAACTCATCCGCAGAAACCCGGTGTACGGCCACGTCCCGGTGATCCTCATCTCGGGGATCGTAGACGCCGCGGTGCTGCGCCAGGCCGAGGAAGCCGGGGCGTTCTCGGTGGTGCGCAAGCCCTTCACCCCGGAAGACCTGTTGCCCCGGGTGGAAGCCGCGCTGGCCAGGATCGCCCCCGCAGCTCCGGTGGCTCCCGAGCCTGCGAGGTCGAACCCCACCCGCCTCGAGCCCGCCCCCGGTCGCTCCTCTCCGGAGGAATATCTCCGGCCTTTTCTGGAGAAGCCCGAGGTCGGAGCCGCCCTCCTGGTGAGCCGAAAGGCCGAAGTGCTGGGCCAGGTCGGCCAGACCCCGGTCGACCCCGGCGTGGTCGCTACCTATGTTCGCACCCTGGCTTCGATCGCCGGGGCCTTAGGCGAGCACCTCGGTGGAGAAGGGTTGCAAGGGGTCTCGCTCGAGTACCGGGGTCACAGCCTCTTTGTGGCCAAGTTTAATGAGGAGAGCTACTTGGTCCTCCTCGTGCAAAGCGCCACCCTCCCCGGCACGGTGCGCTACCTGGTGCAGAAGGTCGTGGCCCAGCCGGGGGCCCTCAGCCGCTAG
- the paaZ gene encoding phenylacetic acid degradation bifunctional protein PaaZ has translation MKLASYAYGQWVTGSDGGTEVREAVYGEPVAYVSSTGLDFGAMVRYAREVGGPNLRRYTFHERAAMLRALAQYLMERKESFYALSFKTGATRKDGWIDIEGGIGTFFSYSSLARRELPNENFLLEDEVQQISKAGTFLGRHILVPREGVAVHINAFNFPVWGMLEKLAPGLIAGVPAIVKPATQTAYLTEAVFRAMIDSGILPEGAIQLICGGTGDLLDHLGEQDLVTFTGSASTGRKLKAHPNLVAHSVPFNLEADSLNCSILGKSVEPGDPEFELFVREVANEMTVKAGQKCTAIRRVIVPAEQVEAVIAALKERLARIAIGDPRREEVGMGPLVSPAQREEVGERVGELRRSCEVVLEPPLELRGGDPEKGGFMSPRLLYCDQPLKAREPHEVEAFGPVATVMPYRSLDEAIELAKMGRGSLAGSIVTYDRAEARALFFGCASSHGRLLILNRENAKESTGHGSPLPQLIHGGPGRAGAGEEMGGVRGIKHFMQRSAIQADPTTLSFISGEYVRGAQTYSDGIHPFRKYFEELQIGESFLTHRRTVTEADIVHFAGVSGDYFYAHVDELGAKDSIFGKRVAHGYFLISAAAGLFVSPAPGPVLANYGLERLRFIEPVGIGDTIQARLTVKSKTKKDPKPGERPTGVVTWAVEITNQEGKTVALYEILTLVERRPSG, from the coding sequence ATGAAGCTAGCCAGTTACGCCTATGGGCAGTGGGTCACCGGAAGCGATGGAGGGACCGAGGTTCGGGAGGCCGTCTACGGCGAACCTGTAGCCTACGTAAGCAGCACGGGGCTGGACTTCGGCGCGATGGTGCGCTACGCCCGCGAGGTGGGTGGACCTAACCTGCGCCGCTACACCTTTCACGAGCGAGCCGCGATGCTGCGGGCTCTAGCGCAGTACCTCATGGAGCGCAAGGAGAGCTTCTACGCCCTCTCCTTCAAGACCGGCGCCACCCGCAAGGACGGCTGGATCGATATCGAGGGGGGGATCGGGACCTTCTTCTCCTACTCCAGCCTGGCCCGACGCGAGCTGCCCAACGAGAATTTCCTCCTCGAGGACGAGGTGCAGCAGATCTCCAAGGCCGGGACCTTCCTGGGGCGGCACATCCTGGTGCCCCGCGAGGGCGTGGCAGTGCACATCAACGCCTTCAACTTCCCCGTGTGGGGGATGCTCGAGAAGCTGGCCCCCGGCCTCATCGCCGGGGTGCCCGCCATCGTCAAGCCGGCCACCCAGACCGCCTACCTCACCGAAGCCGTTTTTCGCGCCATGATCGACTCGGGCATCCTGCCCGAGGGGGCCATCCAGCTCATCTGCGGCGGCACCGGCGACCTGCTGGACCACCTCGGCGAGCAGGACCTGGTGACCTTCACCGGCTCGGCCTCCACCGGGCGCAAGCTCAAGGCCCACCCCAACCTGGTGGCCCACTCGGTGCCCTTCAACCTCGAGGCCGACAGCCTCAACTGCTCGATCCTGGGAAAGAGCGTGGAACCCGGCGACCCCGAGTTCGAGCTCTTCGTGCGCGAGGTGGCGAACGAGATGACCGTCAAGGCCGGGCAGAAGTGCACCGCCATCCGGCGGGTGATCGTGCCCGCCGAGCAGGTGGAGGCGGTGATCGCGGCCCTCAAAGAGCGCCTGGCCAGGATCGCCATCGGCGATCCCCGCCGCGAAGAGGTGGGGATGGGCCCCCTGGTGAGCCCCGCCCAGCGCGAGGAGGTGGGGGAGCGCGTGGGCGAGCTGCGCCGGAGTTGTGAGGTGGTGCTCGAGCCCCCCCTCGAGCTCCGGGGCGGCGACCCCGAGAAGGGCGGCTTCATGAGCCCCCGGCTGTTGTACTGCGACCAGCCCCTAAAGGCCCGCGAGCCCCACGAGGTCGAGGCTTTCGGCCCGGTGGCCACGGTGATGCCCTACCGCAGCCTCGACGAGGCCATCGAGCTGGCCAAGATGGGCCGGGGCAGCCTGGCGGGTTCCATCGTCACCTACGACCGCGCCGAGGCCCGCGCCCTGTTCTTCGGCTGCGCCAGCTCGCACGGACGCCTCTTGATCCTCAACCGGGAGAATGCCAAGGAGAGCACCGGGCACGGCTCTCCCCTGCCCCAGCTCATCCACGGCGGGCCGGGCCGGGCCGGGGCGGGCGAGGAGATGGGCGGGGTGCGCGGCATCAAGCACTTCATGCAGCGCAGCGCCATCCAAGCCGACCCCACCACCTTGAGCTTCATCTCGGGCGAGTACGTGCGCGGGGCCCAAACCTACAGCGACGGAATCCACCCCTTCCGCAAATACTTCGAGGAGCTGCAAATCGGCGAGAGCTTCCTCACCCACCGCCGCACCGTCACCGAGGCCGATATCGTCCACTTCGCGGGGGTCAGCGGGGACTACTTCTATGCCCACGTGGACGAGCTCGGGGCCAAGGACTCGATCTTCGGCAAGCGCGTGGCCCACGGCTACTTCCTGATCTCGGCGGCGGCGGGCCTCTTCGTGAGTCCAGCCCCAGGGCCGGTGCTGGCCAACTACGGCCTCGAGAGGCTGCGCTTTATCGAACCGGTGGGCATCGGCGACACCATCCAAGCCCGCCTGACGGTCAAGAGCAAGACCAAAAAAGACCCCAAGCCCGGCGAGCGCCCGACGGGGGTGGTGACTTGGGCGGTGGAAATCACCAACCAGGAGGGCAAGACCGTGGCCCTGTACGAGATCCTTACCCTGGTGGAGCGGCGGCCTAGCGGCTGA
- a CDS encoding alpha-ketoacid dehydrogenase subunit beta, whose translation MIAERGTRVINLVQAVNEALDLALERDPRVVLFGEDVGRMGGVFRASDGLQPKYGERRVFDTPLAESAIVGFAIGMAMAGLRPVAEIQFAGFLYPALDQILSHLGRMRHRTRGRFTIPLVIRAPYGGGVKTPEQHADSPEAILCHVPGVKVVIPSSPERAKGLLLAAIEDPDPVFFLEAIKLYRGVKAEVPEGYYTLPLGKARVVREGSAASLIAYGGMVEVCQKAAEVAAREGVELEVIDVETLVPLDTPTLVESVAKTGRAVVVYEAMRTGGFGAEIAARLAEEALDYLQAPVVRVAGWDAPYPPFSAVEHYYRPDVKRVLEAVRRVLSH comes from the coding sequence ATGATCGCCGAGCGCGGCACCCGGGTGATCAACCTGGTCCAGGCGGTAAACGAGGCGCTGGACTTAGCCCTCGAGCGCGACCCACGGGTGGTGCTCTTCGGCGAGGACGTGGGCAGGATGGGCGGGGTGTTCCGGGCCTCCGACGGCCTGCAACCTAAGTACGGCGAGCGGCGGGTCTTCGACACCCCGCTGGCCGAGAGCGCCATCGTGGGCTTCGCCATCGGTATGGCCATGGCCGGGCTGCGCCCGGTGGCCGAGATCCAGTTCGCGGGCTTCCTCTACCCCGCCCTAGACCAGATCCTCTCGCACCTGGGGCGCATGCGCCACCGCACGCGGGGTCGCTTCACCATCCCGCTGGTGATCCGCGCGCCTTACGGCGGTGGGGTCAAGACCCCCGAGCAGCACGCCGACAGCCCCGAGGCCATCCTCTGCCACGTCCCCGGGGTCAAGGTGGTCATCCCCAGCAGTCCCGAACGGGCCAAGGGCTTGCTGCTCGCGGCCATCGAAGACCCCGACCCGGTGTTCTTCCTCGAGGCCATCAAGCTCTACCGCGGGGTAAAGGCCGAGGTGCCCGAGGGCTACTACACCCTACCCCTCGGCAAGGCCCGCGTGGTGCGCGAGGGGAGCGCGGCGAGCCTGATCGCCTACGGCGGCATGGTCGAGGTGTGCCAGAAGGCCGCCGAGGTGGCCGCACGCGAAGGGGTGGAGCTCGAGGTCATCGACGTGGAAACCCTGGTCCCGCTCGACACCCCCACGCTGGTGGAGTCGGTGGCCAAGACGGGCCGGGCCGTGGTGGTCTACGAGGCCATGCGCACCGGCGGCTTCGGCGCGGAGATCGCCGCCCGCCTGGCCGAGGAGGCCCTGGATTACCTTCAGGCCCCCGTCGTCCGCGTGGCCGGCTGGGACGCGCCCTACCCACCGTTCAGCGCGGTGGAACACTACTACCGGCCCGACGTCAAGCGGGTGCTCGAGGCGGTGCGCAGGGTGTTGAGCCACTGA
- the pdhA gene encoding pyruvate dehydrogenase (acetyl-transferring) E1 component subunit alpha, whose translation MEIIRYLEDDGTPQRDLPFLPEELLLGYRALRRARHFDERALVLQRQGRLGVYPPFRGQEAAQVGVALCLEPARDWLLPSYRETAAAITFGMPLSKLILSWRADPAGWGAPPEVNMVQFYIPIATQVPQAAGVAHALRLQGKEAVAAVFIGDGGTSEGDFHEGLNFASVFDAPLLVVVQNNGWAISVPTQKQMKVQRIALKAQGYGIPGVTVDGNDLVAVWAVAREAVARARAGEGPTLIEALTYRVAPHTSSDDPGRYRSEDEAEAWKKRDPIDRMRGCLVHLGLWDDEKEKALEEELEAEFLAAVEEADRVSEPRPWEIVEQVYAELQPDQRAAWNYLHGGEA comes from the coding sequence GTGGAAATCATACGCTACTTAGAAGACGACGGTACCCCGCAAAGAGACCTTCCTTTCCTCCCGGAGGAGCTGCTGTTGGGCTACCGAGCCCTGCGGCGGGCCCGGCACTTTGACGAACGCGCGCTGGTGCTCCAGCGGCAAGGGCGGCTGGGGGTGTACCCGCCCTTTCGCGGCCAGGAAGCAGCACAGGTAGGGGTGGCGCTGTGCTTGGAGCCCGCGCGCGACTGGCTGCTGCCGAGCTACCGCGAGACGGCGGCGGCCATCACCTTTGGGATGCCCCTGAGCAAGCTCATCCTGAGCTGGCGGGCCGACCCCGCCGGCTGGGGTGCCCCGCCCGAGGTGAACATGGTGCAGTTCTACATCCCCATCGCCACCCAGGTGCCCCAGGCCGCGGGAGTGGCCCACGCCCTCAGGCTGCAGGGTAAGGAGGCGGTGGCGGCGGTGTTCATCGGGGATGGCGGAACCTCGGAGGGCGATTTTCACGAAGGGCTCAACTTCGCCTCGGTCTTCGACGCGCCGCTATTGGTGGTGGTGCAGAACAACGGCTGGGCCATCAGCGTGCCGACCCAGAAGCAGATGAAGGTTCAGCGCATCGCGCTGAAGGCCCAGGGCTACGGCATCCCCGGCGTGACGGTAGACGGCAACGACCTGGTGGCGGTCTGGGCGGTGGCCCGCGAGGCTGTGGCCCGGGCCCGCGCCGGGGAAGGCCCCACCCTGATCGAGGCCCTGACCTACCGGGTAGCCCCCCATACCTCCTCCGACGATCCGGGACGCTACCGCAGCGAGGACGAGGCCGAAGCCTGGAAGAAGCGCGACCCTATCGATCGGATGCGGGGTTGCCTGGTGCACTTGGGGCTGTGGGACGACGAGAAGGAGAAAGCACTCGAGGAAGAGCTCGAGGCCGAGTTCCTGGCCGCGGTGGAAGAGGCCGACCGGGTTTCCGAACCCAGGCCCTGGGAGATCGTCGAGCAGGTCTACGCCGAGCTGCAGCCCGACCAGCGGGCGGCGTGGAACTACCTGCACGGAGGTGAGGCATGA
- a CDS encoding Hsp20/alpha crystallin family protein, which translates to MLDIMRRTNDQPVPYRSWNLANVGGFSDLFSEFDRLWREVASSFGRWVDSYPVDLYETGEEVVLEMAVPGLSKDDLDISLEGRQLTIRGNFNPAAAEERRYWLQGIPRGSFSRTLTLPAGVEADKVQATVQNGLLRISMPKTSEAKARRIAVKAE; encoded by the coding sequence ATGTTGGACATCATGCGCAGGACCAACGATCAACCGGTGCCTTACAGGAGCTGGAACCTAGCCAACGTCGGCGGCTTCAGTGATCTCTTTAGCGAGTTTGATCGGCTGTGGAGGGAAGTGGCCTCCTCCTTCGGGCGCTGGGTTGACAGTTACCCGGTAGACCTCTACGAGACGGGGGAGGAGGTGGTGCTCGAGATGGCGGTTCCCGGCCTTAGCAAAGACGACCTGGACATCAGCCTCGAGGGCCGTCAACTCACCATCCGAGGCAACTTCAACCCGGCCGCCGCTGAAGAGCGGCGCTACTGGCTCCAGGGCATTCCGCGCGGGTCTTTTAGCCGCACCCTAACCCTGCCCGCGGGGGTGGAGGCGGATAAGGTGCAGGCTACCGTGCAAAATGGCCTGCTGCGGATTTCCATGCCCAAGACCTCCGAGGCTAAGGCCCGCAGGATCGCCGTGAAGGCCGAATAA
- a CDS encoding pyridoxal phosphate-dependent aminotransferase, which yields MPAELHPRTQLSQESIFSRMSRLAQQFGAVNLGQGFPSDPPPAFLLEAARRAIGVVDQYTPPIGLPRLREALAEDLDVSPEDVVVTAGATEALHALAEALYGPGDEVVMLEPYFDVYIPQARLAGATPVLVPMRLEGGWRIDFSALAAAITPRSKAILLNNPYNPTGAVFPREDLERIVALARQHDLWIVSDEVYDELYFEEAPTPLRRLAPERTFTVGSAGKRLEATGYRVGWIATPPGLAPLIAGMRQWSSFCSPAPLQAAVAEALPIARKEGFYQALRSSYRSRRDLLARGLEGMGVQVFIPQGTYFLTAKIPGVEAESLVREARVAIIPAAAFYQDHPAPEGLFRLAFCKRPEEIELGLERLEDYLSAMR from the coding sequence ATGCCCGCTGAGCTTCACCCTCGTACCCAGCTCTCCCAGGAGAGCATCTTCTCGCGCATGAGCCGCCTGGCCCAGCAGTTCGGCGCGGTAAACCTGGGGCAGGGGTTTCCTTCAGACCCACCTCCGGCCTTTTTGCTCGAGGCCGCCCGCCGGGCCATCGGCGTGGTAGACCAGTACACCCCCCCGATCGGCCTGCCCCGCTTGCGCGAAGCGCTGGCGGAGGACCTGGACGTCTCCCCCGAGGACGTGGTGGTGACGGCTGGGGCCACCGAGGCCCTCCACGCCCTAGCCGAGGCCCTGTACGGCCCGGGGGACGAGGTGGTGATGCTGGAGCCTTACTTCGACGTGTACATCCCCCAAGCCCGGCTCGCCGGGGCCACCCCGGTGCTGGTGCCGATGCGGCTCGAGGGGGGCTGGCGGATAGATTTCTCCGCCCTTGCGGCGGCCATCACCCCCCGCAGCAAAGCCATCTTGCTCAACAACCCCTATAACCCCACCGGGGCGGTCTTCCCGCGCGAAGATCTAGAACGCATCGTGGCCCTGGCCCGCCAACACGACCTATGGATCGTAAGCGACGAGGTCTACGACGAACTCTACTTCGAGGAAGCCCCCACCCCGCTACGCCGGCTAGCCCCTGAGCGGACCTTCACCGTGGGCTCGGCAGGGAAGCGGCTCGAGGCCACCGGCTACCGGGTGGGCTGGATCGCGACCCCCCCCGGGCTAGCCCCCCTGATTGCGGGGATGCGCCAGTGGTCGAGCTTCTGTTCCCCGGCCCCGCTGCAAGCTGCCGTCGCCGAAGCCCTGCCCATCGCCAGAAAGGAAGGTTTTTACCAGGCGCTGCGCTCGAGCTACCGCTCCCGGCGCGACCTGCTGGCCAGGGGGCTCGAGGGGATGGGCGTTCAGGTTTTCATACCGCAGGGCACCTATTTCCTCACCGCCAAGATCCCTGGGGTTGAGGCGGAGAGCTTGGTGCGCGAGGCTCGGGTCGCAATCATCCCCGCCGCCGCTTTCTATCAAGATCATCCTGCCCCCGAGGGGCTTTTCCGGCTGGCTTTTTGCAAGAGGCCCGAAGAGATCGAGCTGGGCCTGGAGCGGCTGGAGGATTACCTATCGGCGATGCGCTAG
- the tpiA gene encoding triose-phosphate isomerase, whose product MRKTLVAGNWKMHKTPSEARAWFEGLLHRLSPGPAEPALMVPFPALPVAQEILAGRGVAYGAQDVSAHPEGAYTGEVSARMLEDLGCSYTLVGHSERRQYHEESDAVVAQKAKRLLEHGITPILCVGEPIAVREAGDAVAYTLSQLEGSLEGVEPGSPDRLVIAYEPVWAIGTGKTATPEDAEAMHKEIRGWLARRFSPDFAEQVRVLYGGSVKPDNAADLFRQPNIDGGLVGGASLQLDDYLKLLEAAR is encoded by the coding sequence ATGCGTAAAACCCTAGTTGCAGGCAACTGGAAAATGCACAAAACCCCCAGCGAGGCCAGGGCCTGGTTTGAGGGGTTGCTGCACCGACTCTCCCCTGGCCCGGCAGAGCCCGCGCTGATGGTCCCCTTCCCCGCGCTCCCAGTAGCTCAGGAGATCCTGGCGGGTCGGGGCGTAGCCTACGGAGCCCAGGACGTCTCGGCCCACCCCGAGGGGGCCTACACCGGGGAGGTCTCGGCCCGGATGCTCGAGGATCTGGGCTGTAGCTACACCCTCGTGGGCCACTCCGAGCGGCGACAGTACCACGAGGAATCCGACGCTGTGGTGGCGCAGAAGGCCAAGCGCCTGCTCGAGCACGGCATCACCCCCATCCTCTGCGTGGGCGAGCCCATCGCGGTGCGCGAGGCGGGCGATGCGGTGGCCTATACGCTTTCCCAGCTCGAGGGCAGCCTGGAGGGGGTCGAGCCGGGCTCCCCCGATCGCTTGGTCATCGCTTACGAACCGGTCTGGGCTATCGGAACCGGGAAAACGGCCACGCCGGAGGACGCGGAGGCCATGCACAAAGAGATCCGGGGCTGGCTGGCAAGGCGTTTCAGCCCGGACTTTGCCGAACAGGTGCGGGTGCTCTACGGGGGCTCGGTCAAGCCGGACAACGCCGCGGACCTTTTCCGCCAACCCAACATCGACGGGGGGCTTGTAGGGGGAGCGAGTCTGCAGCTCGACGACTACCTAAAGCTCCTCGAGGCCGCCAGGTAA